In one Leptospira mtsangambouensis genomic region, the following are encoded:
- a CDS encoding cytochrome c oxidase subunit 3 family protein, whose translation MTSVSSSSEFHHQHHFKSAEHQYASSKQGIWLFLCTEILMFGGLFVGYLIYHSLYPTVFKNGSETLDWKMGAVNTVVLLVSSFTMAAAINYVQRGLHKIAAIMLALTIACAGAFMVIKYFEYSHKFHVGTVPGKFSLVDPSCAAGGKRAECESKISALLKNPAELEKNHVSAEEVARLKAVISQPKWEMFYGFYFVMTGLHGVHVVAGAFLIFWVFIKTLRRKVGPEYYTPVEGVGLFWHVVDLVWIYLFPLLYLVG comes from the coding sequence ATGACTTCCGTTAGTTCTTCAAGTGAATTTCACCACCAACACCATTTTAAGAGTGCAGAACACCAGTATGCCTCTTCCAAACAAGGAATTTGGTTATTCCTTTGCACTGAAATCCTGATGTTCGGTGGCCTATTCGTGGGTTACCTCATCTACCATTCCCTTTACCCGACAGTTTTCAAAAACGGATCGGAGACATTGGATTGGAAAATGGGAGCTGTGAACACAGTAGTCCTTTTGGTTAGTTCCTTTACGATGGCTGCTGCGATTAACTACGTGCAACGTGGTTTGCATAAAATTGCTGCCATCATGCTCGCACTTACAATCGCTTGTGCTGGTGCCTTCATGGTCATCAAATACTTTGAATACAGCCACAAGTTTCATGTGGGAACAGTTCCTGGTAAGTTTTCCCTTGTGGATCCTTCTTGTGCTGCAGGTGGAAAAAGAGCAGAGTGCGAATCTAAAATTTCTGCTCTCCTCAAAAATCCAGCAGAACTAGAAAAAAACCATGTGAGTGCAGAAGAAGTTGCTCGCTTAAAAGCAGTGATCTCTCAACCAAAATGGGAAATGTTCTATGGCTTTTACTTTGTTATGACTGGTCTTCACGGGGTTCACGTGGTAGCTGGTGCTTTCCTAATCTTCTGGGTTTTCATCAAAACTTTAAGAAGAAAGGTTGGTCCTGAATACTACACTCCAGTAGAAGGTGTGGGTCTTTTCTGGCACGTTGTGGACTTGGTATGGATTTACCTCTTCCCACTTCTTTATTTGGTAGGATAA
- a CDS encoding PIN/TRAM domain-containing protein, translating into MKHLLSTLGTIFVSSVSFFFLYSESQNLVLAGTLAGVILLYSLFLVLGERKLFPEIKADVVLCASVGALLGLSIAAFPVSLLNDYGYKSIAIFVAVLLFLTGIKTGVAFAKKPGLGIFGGGNATGGSSFQIPGLETSNTQIKDKILDTSVVIDGRILDIADTHFLDGPLILPNFVLREIQLISDSSDPIKRARGRRGLEMLNKLQRKGSIEVKITYTDYSDTREVDAKLVKLARDTGGAVVTNDFNLNKVAELQGVRVLNLNNLANALKPVVLPGEEFQISVIKEGKDENQGIGYLEDGTMVVIENGGHLVGKDVRVVVTSIIQTAAGKMIFTKVQNGNNNYNKS; encoded by the coding sequence ATGAAACACTTACTTTCAACCCTTGGGACAATTTTTGTCTCTTCGGTATCGTTTTTCTTCTTATATTCGGAATCGCAAAACCTCGTTTTGGCGGGGACACTTGCGGGAGTCATTCTTCTTTATTCCCTATTCCTCGTGTTAGGCGAAAGAAAATTATTCCCTGAAATCAAAGCAGATGTTGTACTTTGTGCTAGCGTGGGTGCGCTTCTTGGATTGTCCATCGCAGCATTCCCAGTTAGCCTTCTCAACGATTACGGATACAAATCCATTGCCATTTTTGTGGCAGTTCTTCTTTTCCTCACAGGAATCAAAACCGGAGTGGCTTTTGCTAAAAAACCAGGCCTTGGGATTTTTGGTGGTGGCAATGCAACCGGTGGTTCTAGTTTTCAAATCCCTGGACTCGAAACTAGCAACACTCAGATCAAAGATAAAATTTTAGATACCTCTGTTGTGATTGATGGTCGTATTTTAGATATTGCTGATACACATTTTCTAGATGGCCCGCTCATTCTTCCAAACTTTGTGTTACGTGAGATCCAACTTATCTCTGATTCTTCTGATCCCATCAAAAGAGCTCGCGGTCGCCGTGGTCTTGAGATGTTAAACAAACTGCAAAGAAAAGGTTCTATCGAAGTTAAGATCACTTATACGGATTATTCTGATACTCGCGAAGTGGATGCAAAACTTGTGAAACTAGCACGTGATACTGGTGGGGCTGTTGTAACTAACGACTTCAACCTAAACAAGGTAGCTGAGTTACAAGGGGTTCGTGTTCTTAACTTAAACAATCTTGCCAACGCATTAAAACCTGTTGTACTTCCTGGTGAAGAATTCCAAATTTCTGTCATCAAAGAAGGAAAAGACGAAAACCAAGGAATTGGTTACTTAGAAGATGGTACGATGGTTGTGATTGAAAACGGCGGCCATTTAGTTGGAAAAGATGTACGAGTGGTAGTCACAAGTATCATCCAAACAGCTGCTGGTAAAATGATTTTTACAAAAGTGCAAAACGGTAACAATAACTACAACAAATCGTAA
- a CDS encoding ComF family protein, with translation MRGVRFLSFFFPKFCVSCGRSDFFSEIIAVCKPCTKRNYSPQKEKENQRQVKPPADRFIFYDQVFYLQVRNDFERNLFQSLKFENERQLAEYFCLGHRSLSRQFFGDLPDLLALVPSSPKSGPRPYHASFALLGKWKKLWKIREDTSLRKVSADKQSSLGFEKRFFHAKKAFQFTKSDRIMEGLHVLIVDDIFTTGATINEIARLYKQSGVRKVSCVVLLLSGGD, from the coding sequence ATGAGAGGGGTTCGCTTTTTATCCTTTTTTTTCCCTAAATTTTGTGTGAGTTGTGGCCGCTCCGATTTTTTTTCGGAGATCATCGCTGTATGTAAACCTTGCACAAAACGAAACTATTCCCCGCAAAAAGAGAAAGAGAACCAACGGCAGGTCAAACCTCCGGCGGACCGGTTTATCTTTTATGACCAAGTCTTCTATCTGCAAGTTCGAAATGATTTTGAAAGAAACCTTTTCCAGTCCTTAAAATTTGAAAACGAAAGGCAACTCGCAGAATATTTTTGTTTGGGACATAGATCCCTTTCTCGACAATTTTTTGGCGACCTTCCCGATTTACTGGCATTAGTTCCTTCCTCTCCCAAGTCGGGGCCACGACCGTACCATGCTTCTTTTGCTCTTCTCGGCAAATGGAAAAAACTTTGGAAAATCAGGGAAGATACTAGTTTGCGTAAGGTTTCAGCGGACAAACAATCTTCGTTAGGGTTTGAGAAGCGTTTTTTTCATGCAAAAAAGGCGTTCCAATTCACAAAAAGTGATAGAATCATGGAAGGACTTCATGTTCTAATCGTAGATGATATATTTACGACAGGTGCCACAATCAATGAAATTGCACGGCTGTACAAACAGTCCGGCGTCAGAAAGGTGTCTTGCGTTGTTTTACTGTTAAGTGGGGGTGATTGA
- a CDS encoding class I SAM-dependent methyltransferase, whose amino-acid sequence MDSKFWPNPEEEKTRYLEHNNDVTDIRYQNFLKPVVEKVLCNQNSTDQGLDYGAGPGPVVQFLLEQNGYKIKLYDPFFHNDPENLKQTYDYIILTEVVEHFHSPKKEFQNLYNLLNTNGCLYLLTHPYDDSINFEKWYYKNDQTHTFFYTKEAFEWICMHYEFKNFEIENRIIVLKK is encoded by the coding sequence ATGGATTCAAAGTTTTGGCCAAACCCAGAGGAAGAAAAAACTCGGTATCTAGAACACAATAACGATGTAACTGACATACGTTACCAAAATTTTTTAAAACCAGTGGTGGAGAAAGTTTTGTGCAACCAAAATTCCACAGACCAAGGTTTGGATTATGGAGCTGGTCCTGGCCCTGTGGTTCAATTTTTGTTGGAACAAAATGGATACAAAATCAAATTATATGATCCTTTTTTTCATAATGATCCAGAAAACTTAAAACAAACTTATGATTACATCATCCTCACAGAAGTGGTGGAACATTTCCATTCCCCCAAAAAAGAATTTCAAAACTTATACAACTTATTAAATACAAACGGATGTTTGTATCTCCTAACCCATCCTTACGATGACAGTATTAATTTTGAAAAATGGTATTATAAAAATGACCAGACCCATACCTTCTTTTATACCAAAGAAGCTTTTGAATGGATTTGCATGCATTACGAATTCAAAAATTTTGAAATTGAAAATCGAATCATTGTATTAAAAAAGTAA
- a CDS encoding SpoIIE family protein phosphatase, whose protein sequence is MYHYLKAILSQFLDLIPERKIYNEDYIKELDRHTRIIQIPGSIIGVFGMLGFAFDTDAKLHPEFPELFYYRIGYSLFCFSYIVFIIYNHFKNKFSTWEGLTWAYLTYAYLLFTAAYYTGRIADDAAYVSGYQMLVMILPFLPLPRKTLLIYYPISILIFFISVFIYKPNLTTAAANYSMQNLTISYVLGIFSGLIMERYRFHSFLNHKRIIKKNEEITKTVDEIQNLKSQQDGDYFLTSLLLEPLLGHETDGNAIGIETVVNQYKKFQFRNKEYQLGGDYISVFNLILQGKRYKAFINGDAMGKSIQGAGGAIVLGAVYNSIIIRSKMDPASSNRSPERWLHDCYLDLQKVFETFDGAMLVSAVVGLLEESTGTLYFVNLEHPSVILYRDGKASFIEDEVHYYKLGVIEGLSERIISVFQMKKSDKIFCGSDGKDDLILSEQGRYRDINEDHNLILGNIEEAEGEMQPLLECLRKKGKYSDDLSLISLQYNLDPYPKPGKFFLEAKEKIREKQYDKALELLLSYDSALDTSIAELKYIAKLYERKGDLVKAMEYASLALENYPSDTIWMFHTSVLYKRMYSLYKSQSFLWESQELSERVRLRQPSNIRNLIHLADVCRLNGDKDRATYLVGMIKKMSPEHPRLKEIISVI, encoded by the coding sequence GTGTATCACTACCTAAAAGCGATTCTCTCTCAATTTTTGGACCTAATTCCCGAGAGGAAAATCTATAACGAAGATTACATTAAGGAATTAGACCGGCACACTCGAATCATTCAAATCCCTGGAAGTATTATTGGTGTCTTTGGTATGTTAGGATTTGCATTTGATACCGATGCCAAACTCCATCCCGAATTTCCAGAACTGTTTTATTACCGAATTGGCTATAGTCTCTTTTGTTTTTCCTATATTGTTTTTATCATTTATAACCATTTTAAAAATAAATTTTCCACTTGGGAAGGGTTGACTTGGGCATATTTAACATATGCTTATCTACTGTTTACCGCTGCCTATTATACAGGTCGGATCGCAGATGATGCCGCTTATGTATCTGGATACCAGATGCTCGTGATGATTCTCCCTTTTTTGCCACTGCCAAGAAAAACATTACTCATCTACTATCCTATATCCATTCTGATATTTTTTATTTCTGTGTTTATTTATAAACCCAACCTAACAACCGCTGCTGCAAATTATTCAATGCAGAACCTGACAATCAGTTATGTTCTGGGAATTTTTAGCGGTCTGATTATGGAAAGATACCGCTTCCATTCTTTTCTTAACCACAAACGAATCATTAAAAAAAATGAAGAAATTACCAAGACGGTAGATGAAATTCAGAACTTAAAATCACAACAAGATGGAGATTATTTTTTAACATCATTACTCTTGGAACCTCTGCTTGGTCATGAAACCGATGGGAATGCAATCGGAATTGAAACAGTAGTGAATCAATATAAAAAATTCCAATTCAGGAATAAGGAATACCAGTTAGGTGGTGATTATATATCGGTATTCAACCTGATTTTGCAGGGGAAACGTTACAAAGCCTTTATCAACGGGGATGCCATGGGGAAATCGATCCAAGGTGCTGGTGGGGCCATTGTACTCGGAGCAGTATATAACTCGATCATCATTCGATCCAAAATGGATCCTGCATCATCGAACAGGTCACCTGAACGTTGGTTACATGATTGTTATTTGGACTTACAAAAAGTATTTGAAACTTTTGATGGTGCGATGTTGGTCTCTGCCGTTGTGGGTTTACTTGAGGAGTCAACAGGAACTTTGTATTTTGTCAATTTAGAACACCCTTCGGTGATTTTGTATCGAGATGGGAAGGCCTCTTTTATTGAAGATGAAGTTCATTATTATAAGTTAGGTGTGATTGAAGGACTTTCCGAAAGAATCATTTCTGTGTTTCAGATGAAAAAATCGGATAAAATCTTTTGTGGTTCTGATGGGAAAGATGATTTGATACTTTCTGAACAAGGACGGTATCGGGATATCAATGAAGATCATAATTTAATATTAGGAAATATTGAAGAAGCAGAAGGGGAAATGCAACCTCTCCTTGAATGTTTACGAAAAAAGGGAAAGTATTCTGATGATTTGAGTTTGATATCGTTACAATACAATCTAGATCCATATCCAAAACCTGGAAAATTTTTCCTAGAAGCTAAGGAAAAAATAAGAGAAAAACAATATGATAAAGCACTTGAGTTGTTGTTGTCTTATGATTCGGCTCTTGACACATCCATCGCTGAACTCAAATATATTGCGAAGTTGTATGAGAGAAAGGGTGATTTAGTAAAGGCGATGGAATATGCAAGTCTTGCATTGGAAAATTATCCCTCAGATACAATTTGGATGTTTCATACTTCTGTTCTTTATAAAAGAATGTATTCTTTGTATAAATCTCAGTCTTTTCTATGGGAGTCACAAGAGCTCAGCGAACGTGTTCGACTTCGCCAACCTTCGAATATTCGTAACTTAATTCACTTAGCGGATGTTTGTCGGTTGAATGGGGATAAGGATCGTGCAACTTATTTGGTGGGTATGATAAAAAAAATGTCTCCGGAACACCCAAGGTTAAAAGAAATTATATCTGTGATTTGA
- the ompL47 gene encoding multi-beta-barrel domain surface protein OmpL47 has protein sequence MQAHKYLLAILTISFAGQITAQVAAPKATTSTKDQAIKKTESTSTQAKDGVGKAETTVKDILGDKKESGASTSDASALFITSKTTFSLDAKDESSTIDFIEWKPKNGEYRKFAQPIRIAEEGLTEIYYRSVDKVGNAETPKILVVHVDNTAPRVSLVPQEQFFVLDGVPFASKNNTYTLVAEDQQTGVEKIQFSINQEAAKSYADPIKLENSGANIVKYSATDKSGNSSPESSLIITVDDVKPTVEIVPSFPLVDINGKNFQRKGNVFYVNATDKESGIKKVLVKVDEEEYKPYVEAIAIETQGDHVIKAMAVDNVGNQSDVVEVKLTVDLTPPTSTIQKSTEAPKVETQTPAATPAK, from the coding sequence ATGCAGGCGCACAAATATCTTTTGGCCATACTGACAATTTCTTTCGCAGGCCAAATCACAGCACAAGTTGCTGCACCAAAAGCCACTACTTCCACAAAAGACCAGGCAATCAAAAAAACAGAGTCCACTTCTACTCAAGCCAAAGACGGTGTTGGTAAAGCTGAGACAACTGTAAAAGACATATTGGGTGACAAAAAAGAATCGGGAGCTTCTACTTCTGATGCGTCTGCTCTTTTCATTACAAGTAAAACCACTTTTTCATTAGATGCAAAAGACGAATCATCCACAATCGATTTTATTGAGTGGAAACCGAAAAACGGCGAATACAGAAAGTTCGCACAACCAATTCGTATTGCTGAAGAAGGTTTGACCGAAATATATTACCGATCTGTAGATAAAGTTGGAAATGCTGAGACTCCAAAAATTCTCGTGGTTCATGTTGATAACACAGCTCCAAGAGTGAGCTTAGTGCCACAAGAGCAGTTTTTCGTTTTAGATGGGGTTCCTTTCGCTTCTAAAAATAACACTTACACTTTGGTAGCAGAAGACCAACAAACAGGTGTTGAAAAAATCCAATTCAGCATCAACCAAGAAGCTGCAAAATCATACGCTGATCCAATCAAATTGGAAAATAGCGGTGCAAATATCGTGAAATATTCTGCAACTGATAAGTCGGGAAATTCTTCTCCAGAATCTTCTCTCATCATTACTGTTGATGATGTAAAACCAACTGTTGAAATCGTTCCTTCTTTCCCATTGGTTGACATCAATGGAAAAAACTTCCAAAGAAAAGGAAACGTATTCTATGTAAACGCAACTGACAAAGAATCTGGTATCAAAAAAGTTCTAGTAAAAGTTGATGAAGAAGAATACAAACCTTATGTAGAAGCAATTGCAATCGAAACACAAGGTGACCATGTGATCAAAGCAATGGCAGTAGACAATGTAGGCAACCAATCGGATGTAGTGGAAGTAAAACTCACTGTCGATCTAACACCTCCAACTTCTACGATCCAAAAATCAACAGAAGCTCCTAAGGTAGAAACACAAACTCCAGCAGCAACACCTGCTAAGTAG
- a CDS encoding 7TM diverse intracellular signaling domain-containing protein, with protein sequence MNLIYLISVPIILLTGLRIYWMGDKKIKFFLFCWGSYLCSGYVSIFYYLGIIPYSLPVLYGSIFIFPIDLFFLLFNLLQKYKDLDWERNEFITI encoded by the coding sequence ATCAATCTTATCTATTTAATATCGGTTCCGATCATCCTTTTGACTGGGCTTCGAATCTATTGGATGGGAGATAAAAAAATCAAATTCTTTCTCTTCTGTTGGGGAAGTTATCTTTGTTCCGGATACGTTTCCATTTTCTATTACTTAGGTATCATTCCCTACTCATTGCCGGTTTTATATGGATCGATCTTTATATTTCCTATCGATCTATTTTTTTTATTATTCAATCTTCTGCAAAAGTACAAAGATTTGGATTGGGAACGAAACGAATTTATAACAATCTAA
- a CDS encoding flagellar assembly protein FlaA, with translation MIALINLRKLTLFLFFFGIVPIQAEAGIWREILLENFELSNYNQENLRTKLEKGTKLPEITLSSNFTAPIPGSKQALVLRIPKDANFPFSLYFPKPIEVNAFIKEITIPIYSSQSNGNLTLIIESQDAEVRQLNLTSLNYRGWKFITVSISKNFDQNDRVFLQKSSIRILGFFYLPYENNDPNQEVLIAIDDITAIVRDKYRPLRNKEILLED, from the coding sequence ATGATTGCATTGATAAACTTAAGGAAACTTACACTTTTTCTTTTCTTCTTTGGAATCGTTCCGATTCAGGCTGAGGCAGGGATTTGGCGGGAAATCCTTCTCGAAAATTTTGAATTATCCAATTACAATCAGGAAAACCTGCGGACTAAGTTGGAAAAGGGAACCAAACTTCCAGAAATCACCCTTTCCAGCAATTTCACCGCTCCCATCCCAGGTTCCAAACAAGCACTCGTACTACGAATTCCCAAAGATGCCAATTTTCCTTTTTCATTGTACTTTCCAAAACCAATTGAAGTGAATGCTTTTATCAAAGAAATCACCATCCCCATTTATTCATCACAATCCAATGGGAACCTAACACTGATCATAGAATCACAAGATGCAGAAGTAAGACAATTGAATTTGACCTCACTCAATTATCGAGGTTGGAAATTCATTACAGTTTCGATTTCAAAAAATTTTGATCAAAACGATAGAGTTTTTCTACAAAAGAGTTCGATACGAATTCTTGGATTCTTTTATTTACCGTATGAAAATAATGATCCCAACCAAGAGGTCCTCATTGCCATTGATGACATAACTGCGATTGTGCGAGATAAATATAGACCCCTTCGTAACAAAGAAATCCTACTCGAAGATTGA
- a CDS encoding CarD family transcriptional regulator, with amino-acid sequence MATKKLNEKTKEPKFKVGDYVVYPIHGVGEVTEVAKKLILGKKKDCYSLEIQGSKMKVSIPVDRAMDVGIRSIIDKKEIKKVLTLLKKDEVDTEEDWKVRYQNNMNKIKSGSIFEVADVCRNLYRRAYGKELSIMERKLYESAYNLVKMEIALSKGVPQEEAGNIVSDVLAASVQGMAPPPPPKELDDDLDLE; translated from the coding sequence TTGGCTACAAAAAAACTAAACGAAAAAACTAAAGAGCCTAAATTCAAGGTGGGGGACTACGTTGTATACCCTATCCATGGAGTAGGTGAAGTCACAGAAGTTGCGAAAAAGCTGATTCTGGGAAAGAAAAAAGACTGTTACAGTTTGGAAATTCAAGGTTCCAAAATGAAGGTCTCTATCCCTGTGGATCGGGCAATGGATGTGGGTATCCGGTCGATCATTGATAAAAAAGAGATCAAAAAAGTTCTCACTCTCCTAAAAAAGGATGAGGTCGACACGGAAGAGGACTGGAAGGTCCGTTACCAGAACAATATGAACAAGATCAAATCTGGTTCCATTTTCGAAGTGGCTGATGTTTGCCGTAATCTTTACAGACGTGCCTATGGCAAAGAACTTTCCATTATGGAAAGAAAGCTCTATGAGAGCGCCTATAATTTAGTAAAGATGGAAATTGCATTGAGTAAGGGTGTACCCCAAGAAGAAGCAGGAAACATTGTTTCCGATGTGCTGGCAGCTTCAGTGCAAGGTATGGCTCCACCACCACCTCCAAAAGAATTGGATGATGATCTAGATTTAGAATAA
- a CDS encoding apolipoprotein N-acyltransferase: protein MKLVRFLISREGFISVFCYTITAVFSFLSFAPLNLPFFVWLAPFGLFLVEKRNRGEWKKLIYHGFGFSILFYFVSFHWIYHMTTVFGGFDWYLAVPIFIGSAILLNFKFPVYLLLFSFLAKRLGKFFPVIASVSILFAEFFTPQVFPWYFGNVVAENQILAQNAEYASSYGLSAFLFFVSYYLFSFRKPKTFFRLLTNFLSKHKTFQKQFLFGGLSLVLVLVLFFGNGYYLFQKWSKVKPIAERDVLIIQPNAPLEFRDGRNPAEEIRNLMTRIDSMAERELKGNPVDLVVLPESGVPFFTTHDTEVTRYSRIYWHQFESLMAILSLRHGTNVFYNELDADLSTEALPGRISRRDVRMYNSSVVMNPNGERRNSYQKVFLLIFGEYMPFEWMYALSGQTGQFAPGTNLNLIPYYEPRKTAPTQTKDLHFEDTMTMGPIAVREYYSKEKVEEKQIGSFLPLICYEVIISEFVRKFEGDPDFIVNVTNDKWYGNSVESYQHHTLGRLRAIEFRKWIVRSTNSGTSVFTDHLGRNIDNDFTPIETTAVIRKKVQVIPGEMTFYRLYGNLLSYLYMGIVGLVFFFYAKRNP, encoded by the coding sequence ATGAAACTAGTACGTTTTTTAATTTCGCGCGAAGGGTTCATATCCGTTTTTTGTTATACGATTACCGCTGTATTTTCCTTCCTTTCTTTTGCTCCTTTAAACCTTCCATTTTTTGTTTGGCTTGCTCCCTTTGGGCTTTTCCTTGTAGAAAAAAGAAATAGGGGAGAATGGAAAAAACTCATCTATCACGGGTTTGGTTTTTCCATTTTGTTTTATTTTGTTTCCTTCCATTGGATTTACCATATGACCACTGTTTTTGGTGGGTTTGATTGGTATTTGGCAGTTCCCATTTTTATTGGTTCTGCAATTTTACTAAATTTTAAATTTCCTGTTTATCTTTTGTTGTTTTCCTTTTTGGCGAAACGACTGGGAAAATTTTTCCCAGTCATAGCTTCTGTTTCGATTTTATTTGCGGAATTTTTTACACCACAAGTTTTCCCTTGGTATTTTGGGAATGTTGTGGCTGAAAATCAAATTTTGGCACAAAACGCAGAGTATGCGAGTTCGTACGGATTGTCCGCATTTTTGTTTTTTGTTTCTTACTATTTGTTTTCTTTTAGAAAACCAAAAACTTTTTTTCGCCTACTGACAAACTTTCTCTCGAAACACAAAACCTTCCAAAAACAGTTTTTATTTGGTGGTTTAAGCCTTGTTTTGGTTTTAGTTCTATTTTTTGGAAATGGATATTATTTATTTCAAAAATGGTCAAAAGTGAAACCCATCGCGGAAAGAGATGTTTTGATCATTCAACCGAATGCCCCTTTGGAATTTCGGGATGGACGTAATCCTGCAGAAGAAATTCGAAATCTAATGACTCGTATTGATTCAATGGCAGAACGGGAACTGAAAGGGAACCCAGTGGATCTTGTGGTTTTGCCTGAGTCGGGGGTTCCGTTTTTCACAACTCATGATACAGAAGTAACAAGATACAGCCGTATTTATTGGCATCAATTTGAATCTTTGATGGCGATCTTAAGTCTACGACATGGAACAAATGTATTTTACAATGAGTTAGATGCAGACCTTAGTACAGAAGCACTTCCTGGTCGTATTTCCAGACGAGATGTTCGGATGTATAATTCTTCGGTGGTGATGAATCCAAATGGAGAAAGAAGAAATAGTTATCAAAAAGTTTTTTTACTAATCTTTGGTGAATACATGCCCTTTGAATGGATGTATGCATTGTCTGGACAAACCGGACAGTTTGCACCGGGAACCAATTTGAATTTAATTCCTTATTATGAACCAAGAAAGACTGCTCCTACGCAAACAAAAGATCTACACTTTGAAGATACAATGACGATGGGCCCAATTGCAGTTCGAGAATACTATTCTAAAGAGAAGGTAGAAGAAAAACAAATTGGTAGTTTTTTACCTTTGATTTGTTATGAAGTCATTATCTCCGAGTTTGTCAGAAAGTTTGAGGGAGATCCTGATTTTATTGTCAATGTCACAAACGACAAATGGTATGGAAATTCTGTTGAGTCTTACCAACACCATACCTTAGGTAGACTGCGAGCCATAGAATTCCGCAAATGGATTGTTCGGTCCACAAATTCTGGAACCTCTGTGTTTACGGACCATCTCGGGCGAAATATTGATAATGATTTCACTCCGATTGAAACAACCGCTGTGATTCGCAAAAAAGTTCAGGTGATTCCTGGAGAAATGACTTTTTACAGATTATATGGGAACTTACTTTCTTATTTGTATATGGGAATTGTAGGATTAGTGTTTTTCTTTTATGCGAAAAGGAATCCTTAA
- a CDS encoding STAS domain-containing protein: MDVQVKDDIRIIKFSGAILKVDSDEIEKELSKLTQSSVKKIILDLTKVHHICSTALGIFVATKRKLKPMNGDIKVIVVDEDLIQLFEITMLDKVFEIFPDLSSAMEGFQLDEEDSH; this comes from the coding sequence ATGGATGTTCAAGTCAAGGATGACATAAGGATTATTAAGTTTTCTGGGGCCATCCTCAAGGTTGATTCCGATGAAATTGAAAAAGAACTTTCAAAACTTACGCAAAGCTCTGTTAAAAAAATCATTCTGGATTTAACTAAAGTTCATCATATTTGTTCAACCGCACTTGGTATATTTGTCGCCACCAAGCGTAAGTTAAAGCCTATGAATGGTGATATTAAGGTGATTGTAGTGGATGAAGATTTGATCCAACTTTTTGAAATCACAATGCTCGACAAAGTGTTCGAAATTTTTCCTGATTTATCTTCTGCAATGGAAGGATTCCAACTCGACGAGGAAGATTCCCACTGA
- a CDS encoding cytochrome C oxidase subunit IV family protein, which translates to MEYVINYGLYFIALVAVFTPILGFGIFAPGIATATILGFIVNWFGQFFQTDRFAKFTEENKDSKLLKFVLGDEDHKEDHASASMWVEDGEEEEEHDHHVIPIKTYVFVLLALFFGTFITVWVAQYDLGKWNMIVAMAVATCKAFFVLAYFMHLKYDNMLNRVIFLSAFAFLALLFAFSFGDIISRIAPSTEFPAKPFF; encoded by the coding sequence ATGGAATACGTAATCAATTACGGACTTTACTTCATTGCTCTTGTTGCGGTTTTCACTCCAATTCTTGGATTTGGAATCTTTGCTCCAGGGATTGCAACAGCTACCATTTTAGGATTTATCGTAAACTGGTTCGGTCAGTTTTTCCAAACTGATCGTTTTGCAAAATTTACAGAAGAAAACAAAGATAGTAAATTGCTAAAATTTGTATTAGGTGATGAAGATCACAAAGAAGACCATGCTTCTGCTTCCATGTGGGTAGAAGATGGAGAAGAGGAAGAAGAACACGATCACCATGTGATCCCAATTAAAACATATGTTTTTGTTCTTTTAGCTTTGTTCTTTGGAACATTCATTACTGTTTGGGTAGCACAATACGACTTAGGAAAGTGGAATATGATTGTCGCAATGGCTGTGGCAACTTGTAAGGCTTTCTTCGTTTTGGCTTACTTCATGCATTTAAAGTATGATAATATGCTGAACCGTGTTATCTTTCTCTCTGCATTTGCCTTCTTGGCTTTATTGTTTGCGTTCTCTTTCGGGGATATTATTTCTCGAATTGCTCCTTCGACAGAGTTCCCTGCAAAACCTTTCTTCTAG